One Puntigrus tetrazona isolate hp1 unplaced genomic scaffold, ASM1883169v1 S000000897, whole genome shotgun sequence DNA window includes the following coding sequences:
- the taldo1 gene encoding transaldolase: protein MSVSPDKRRKMESALEQIKKYTVVVADTGDFNAIEEYKPQDATTNPSLILAAAKMAMYQPLVEQAIKYGIANGGSEEEQVTNAMDKLFVIFGLEILKKVPGRVSTEVDARLSFDKEAMVSRALRLISLYEEAGVSKERILIKLSSTWEGIQAGQELEEKHGIHCNMTLLFSFAQAVACAEAHVTLISPFVGRILDWYKENTDRKNYEPHEDPGVQSVTKIYNYYKKFNYPTVVMGASFRNTGEVKALAGCDLLTISPGLLGELSQDHSTVSCSLTPQGAKDCDLEQVHLDEKSFRWLHNEDRMAVEKLSDGIRKFAADAIKLETMIKERMFNVKNGQK from the exons ATGTCTGTGTCACCGGACAAACGGCGAAAGATGGAGTCTGCGCTGGAGCAGATCAAGAAATACACGGTGGTCGTTGCAGATACGGGCGACTTTAATG CTATTGAAGAGTATAAGCCTCAGGATGCCACCACCAATCCTTCTCTGATTCTGGCTGCAGCTAAAATGGCCATGTACCAGCCGCTAGTGGAGCAGGCCATCAAATACGGCATTGCTAACGGCGG GAGCGAGGAGGAGCAGGTGACCAATGCCATGGACAAGCTGTTTGTAATCTTCGGTTTGGAAATCTTAAAGAAGGTTCCTGGCCGGGTCTCCACTGAAGTCGATGCGAG GCTGTCCTTTGATAAAGAAGCAATGGTGTCTCGCGCTCTGAGGCTCATCTCTCTGTATGAGGAGGCAGGAGTCAGTAAGGAGCGCATCCTCATCAAACTCTCCTCCACGTGGGAAGGCATTCAGGCCGGACA GGAGTTGGAGGAGAAACATGGGATCCACTGCAACATGACTCTGCTGTTCTCATTCGCTCAGGCCGTGGCATGCGCCGAAGCTCACGTCACCCTCATCTCGCCCTTCGTAGGACGTATCCTGGACTGGTACAAAGAAAACACAGACCGCAAAAACTACGAGCCCCATGAGGATCCAG GGGTGCAGAGTGTCACCAAGATTTACAACTACTATAAGAAGTTCAACTACCCAACGGTGGTGATGGGCGCCTCCTTCAGGAACACAGGGGAAGTGAAGGCTCTGGCCGGCTGTGATCTGCTCACCATCTCCCCAGGGCTGCTGGGAGAGCTGAGCCAGGACCACAGCACTGTGAGCTGTTCCCTCACGCCGCAGGGAG CGAAGGACTGCGATCTGGAGCAGGTTCACCTGGATGAGAAGAGCTTCCGCTGGCTGCACAACGAGGACCGCATGGCTGTGGAGAAGCTCTCCGACGGGATCCGCAAATTTGCTGCAGACGCCATCAAACTTGAGACCATGATCAAg GAAAGGATGTTTAACGTGAAGAATGGCCAGAAGTGA